Proteins from a single region of Cryptococcus neoformans var. grubii H99 chromosome 5, complete sequence:
- a CDS encoding serine/threonine protein kinase, protein MPSTEETQYPGAGTLYVYSASPHRGISPSRSNKRRQSPSMGAIVPRRWEDIVKTKEEPKVVSTPDSLLQNGIAGFTYLPYSSEGVLGRGKFSTVYKVIGSDGNFHALKHTALYPHHPFISARLLREPTLLAELPRHPCLIGVEGWVRTEGHFYLVEQYATNHVPLPTHPLPVTPSRAAYILDQLVSGVRDTLHEKGRVCHRDLKGDNILVDVDSGDIIILDLGLATKFSMSQPKLSTCCGSPAFHSPEIVMALSRPPGEITYYGPELDIWCIALTLLSLLLHVRFPLGPKHTSPYIMRERAMDRLQELDELYPRHNPCRPRPLSRSARMKGYAGANTQDTDVDFEKHEWRRVRKAMDDFLDIDGVRRMEKFRAYEIGDKTRKKVESYEAKEVEKKFKLINFIPTEVKYTLPIFLEGEEKIKKKTGVISLSNPLGESERRVKSYIKYLLRSAGILYHVLPQQQISNSAFMPTPQPPVSSSSQPFILQVVVPLLNQPSSTASPTSPPSPSTLTGWFPSIFSFRQGLSTQSGASPAGRSVSVPPIKKSHSPSPILLGDKPGSNRRYKLLRCYIKVEFENIQRAPLSDRDKRSRASSETFTSLRGGLDLTTLHQVSVTSTNSISTSATSAQSNSTVHTLRPAHPQRSASACHHPQGRPHPRRAASLMPASKDALATHRTNAAVAVMNMAAPPSPLSRHVSLGSSSSDSETPASRILNRPPSRASSISRKTSGARPSLLLSHAHSSFTLPNQYPARLSSLESKIHIHLSDQRAYFALVKALDIKHDGGLEMHHGVGDPALSPITMRRPSLVPRVAEGVEIPNSGLEEELELEPDRGRARSKDDGSSLLSGYRNGNVPEPLSPISTITKLSLATTVIDALAPVDIRLEGNVNSGHRPKDHFEKRAPRDTSRGKGLLNVLFGKSGDIRTSRSSSVPPLAFGEVMTPPL, encoded by the exons ATGCCAAGCACAGAGGAAACCCAATACCCCGGCGCAGGGACACTTTATGTGTACTCAGCCTCCCCTCATAGAGGTATAAGCCCCTCAAGAAGCAATAAACGGCGACAGTCACCATCTATGGGGGCTATTGTCCCcaggagatgggaagacATAGTGAAA ACTAAAGAGGAACCTAAGGTGGTGTCTACACCAGATAGTTTGCTCCAAAATGGCATCGCTGGATTCACATATCTACCTTACTCCTCAGAAGGAGTATTAGGCAGAGGGAAGTTTAGCACCGTTTACAAAGTAATCGGGTCTGACGGAAACTTT CATGCTCTCAAACATACCGCTCTGTATCCCCATCATCCATTTATATCTGCGCGACTGCTGCGTGAACCCACTTTGTTGGCCGAATTGCCGCGGCATCCATGTCTTATCGGCGTGGAAGGCTGGGTTCGCACTGAAGGGCATTTCTACCTCGTCG AGCAATATGCCACTAACCATGTTCCACTTCCCACACACCCTCTTCCTGTCACACCATCCAGAGCTGCCTACATTCTCGACCAACTCGTCTCTGGTGTGAGAGATACACTTCACGAAAAGGGACGAGTCTGCCATCGTGATCTCAAGGGCGATAATATACTGGTAGATGTTGATAGCGGAGATATCATCATACTGG ACCTTGGTCTTGCAACTAAGTTTTCTATGAGTCAACCCAAATTGTCGACATGTTGTGGCAGTCCAGCCTTTCAT TCTCCAGAGATAGTAATGGCTCTCTCTCGACCACCAGGGGAAATCACTTATTACGGTCCTGAGCTCGATATTTGGTGCATAGCTCTCACTCTCCTTTCGCTACTTTTGCATGTCCGGTTTCCCCTCGGTCCAAAACACACATCTCCCTACATTATGCGAGAACGGGCCATGGATCGTTTGCAAGAGCTCGACGAGCTCTATCCTCGTCACAATCCTTGCAGACCAAGACCATTGTCCCGCTCAGCGCGAATGAAGGGATATGCCGGAGCAAATACTCAGGACACTGACGTGGATTTCGAGAAACATGAGTGGAGAAGAGTACGGAAAGCTATGGATGATTTCTTGGACATTGATGGGGTGAGACGAATGGAAAAGTTCAGAGCTTATGAAATCGGAGATAAAACTCGGAAAAAGGTTGAGAGTTACGAGGCAAAAGAAGTCGAGAAAAAGTTCAAATTGATTAATTTCATCCCTACAGAAGTCAAGTACACTTTACCCATTTTTctggaaggggaagaaaaaatcaagaagaagaccggGGTAATTTCTTTGAGCAATCCCTTGGGCGAAAGTGAACGTCGGGTGAAGAGTTATATAAAATATCTCTTACGCTCAGCGGGCATACTATATCATGTCCTTCCTCAACAGCAGATCTCAAATTCGGCGTTCATGCCTACTCCTCAGCCGCCTGTTTCTTCATCCAGCCAGCCGTTTATTCTCCAGGTTGTGGTTCCACTACTGAATCAACCATCATCTACCGCATCACCTACCTCTCCACCTAGCCCTTCTACTCTGACAGGCTGGTTTCCCTctatcttctcctttcgACAGGGACTAAGTACACAATCTGGCGCATCCCCTGCTGGTCGTTCCGTCTCTGTGCCACCAATCAAGAAGTCACACTCGCCTTCACCAATTCTTCTCGGGGATAAGCCTGGATCAAATAGGCGCTATAAGCTGTTGAGATGTTACATCAAGGTAGAGTTTGAAAACATTCAGAGGGCGCCGCTATCTGACAGAGATAAGCGAAGCCGAGCATCTTCGGAGACTTTCACCTCACTTCGAGGCGGCCTAGACCTCACTACTTTACATCAAGTCAGCGTAACCTCCACAAACTCCATCTCGACATCTGCAACATCTGCCCAATCCAACTCAACAGTACACACTCTTCGTCCAGCACATCCACAACGTTCAGCCTCTGCCTGCCACCACCCTCAAGGACGCCCTCACCCTCGACGTGCAGCTTCTTTGATGCCTGCTTCTAAAGACGCCTTGGCTACTCACCGTACAAACGCCGCTGTTGCAGTGATGAATATGGCcgctcctccatctcccctTAGTCGGCACGTGAGCTTAGGCAGCTCATCATCCGACTCTGAAACGCCTGCTAGCAGAATACTCAACCGTCCGCCCAGTCGAGCCTCGTCCATCTCTCGCAAAACAAGTGGTGCTCGCCCTAGCCTTCTTTTGTCCCACGCTCACTCATCATTTACCTTACCAAACCAGTACCCGGCAAGATTATCAAGTCTTGAGTCCAAAATTCACATTCATCTCTCTGATCAGCGAGCATATTTTGCCCTGGTGAAAGCGCTAGACATTAAACATGATGGAGGCTTGGAGATGCACCACGGAGTTGGCGATCCTGCTTTATCACCAATAACCATGCGGCGGCCAAGTCTGGTCCCAAGGGTGGCAGAAGGGGTGGAAATTCCTAACAGtggattggaagaagagctggagTTGGAGCCTGACAGAGGGAGAGCAAGGAGTAAAGATGATGGGTCATCCTTGCTATCCGGCTACAGGAATGGCAACGTACCGGAACCTCTTTCACCGATCAGCACCATCACCAAATTGTCACTGGCCACAACAGTCATCGATGCATTGGCACCTGTCGATATACGTCTGGAGGGCAATGTTAATAGTGGGCATAGGCCGAAAGATCATTTCGAGAAACGCGCGCCAAGAGATACGAGTAGAGGCAAAGGACTTCTGAACGTGCTGTTTGGCAAGTCGGGGGATATAAGAACATCAAGATCTTCCAGTGTGCCGCCATTAGCATTCGGAGAGGTAATGACGCCTCCGTTGTGA
- a CDS encoding vacuolar membrane protein, variant: MPSNSPYLPILWACISSWYYGFHLSELNFPALSLTCTSPSSFSLIPQCLYLSEPLYAFTTAIFTVGGLLGSLSNPWIVSKYGLKGGISLTGWINLFGASAMAFAPHWVILAAGRLVAGVSSGLAISLVPPYLSIIAKSSKELVHRSGQIGTMNQMAIVLGICSAQAAGLLLTGEKGDVPGSWRYVVSISGFISVLQILTSQTISVSSEEHSRLTQPSASDPGSQSHSQLHDEASPLLPSSQQTVQLTLRQILSNPSLRGPSLLCAAIMALQQLSGVNAVMFYSTPVLRPLLPTSVGIVGIGITIVNAIMTLPAMLLMDCLGRKVLILASIIGMAATSIFLAIGLNGHHQITSAISIIAFVASFSIGLGPVPFLLTSELVPPPAVAALSSLAVSTNWVTNFFVALFFLPLRDLLSSPTDPRSPEAGREGEGRVFYVFTAVLLMGGIMIGRSLRTN; the protein is encoded by the exons ATGCCCAGCAATTCTCCTTACTTGCCCATTCTCTGGGCCTGTAT ctcttcctGGTATT ATGGATTTCATCTTTCCGAACTCAATTTCCCGGCCCTCTCTTTAACGTGTACCTCGCCATCCAGCTTCTCACTCATTCCCCAATGCCTCTACCTTTCAGAACCACTATACGCTTTCACAACCGCCATATTTACAGTTGGTGGTCTTTTGGGCAGTCTATCAAATCCTTGGATCGTGTCCAAGTATGGATTGAAAGGAGGTATATCTTTGACAGGATGGATTAATCTCTTCGGTGCCAGCGCGATGGCTTTTGCTCCACATTGGGTGATACTGGCTGCGGGAAGGTTAGTGGCTGGTGTGTCCTCAGGACTCGCCATTTCCCTTGTTCCTCCTTATCTTTCAATTATTGCCAAATCGTCGAAGGAATTAGTCCACAGGTCCGGGCAAATTGGGACAATGAACCAAATGGCCATCGTTTTGGGCATCTGTTCCGCCCAGGCCGCAGGATTGCTACTAACGGGTGAG AAAGGAGATGTTCCTGGTAGTTGGCGATACGTTGTTTCCATCTCAGGCTTTATATCGGTGCTTCAGATCCTCACCTCTCAAACGATTTCAGTGTCTAGCGAGGAGCACAGCAGGCTTACCCAACCTTCAGCCTCTGATCCAGGATCTCAGTCGCATTCTCAACTACATGATGAGG catctcctcttcttccgtcttcACAGCAAACAGTCCAACTCACTTTGCGTCAGATCCTTTCCAATCCCTCTCTCCGAGGACCATCCCTTTTATGCGCGGCTATAATGGCTCTCCAGCAGCTCTCTGGGGTCAACGCCGTTATGTTTTACTCAACTCCTGTTTTAAGACCACTTTTACCTACGTCGGTAGGAATTGTAGGTATCGGGATTACAATCGTAAACGCAATCATGACGTTGCCTGCCATGTTATTGATGGAT TGCCTAGGACGTAAAGTTCTCATTCTCGCCTCCATCATCGGCATGGCAGCTACCAGCATATTTCTCGCTATTGGTCTTAATGGCCACCATCAAATAACGAGCGCCATATCTATTATAGCTTTCGTTGCCTCATTCTCCATTGGCCTAGGACCAGTTCCCTTCTTACTGACTTCCGAGCTAGTGCCTCCTCCT GCCGTAGCGGCCCTTTCTAGCTTGGCCGTCTCCACCAATTGGGTGACTAACTTCTTCGTggctcttttcttcctaCCTCTGAGGGACCTCCTATCTTCCCCAACCGATCCGCGGAGTCCGGAGGccggaagagaaggagaaggaagggtaTTTTACGTGTTCACTGCTGTGCTATTGATGGGCGGTATAATGATTGGGAGAAGTTTAAGGACAAACTGA
- a CDS encoding vacuolar membrane protein, with amino-acid sequence MPSNSPYLPILWACISSWYYGFHLSELNFPALSLTCTSPSSFSLIPQCLYLSEPLYAFTTAIFTVGGLLGSLSNPWIVSKYGLKGGISLTGWINLFGASAMAFAPHWVILAAGRLVAGVSSGLAISLVPPYLSIIAKSSKELVHRSGQIGTMNQMAIVLGICSAQAAGLLLTGEKGDVPGSWRYVVSISGFISVLQILTSQTISVSSEEHSRLTQPSASDPGSQSHSQLHDEAASPLLPSSQQTVQLTLRQILSNPSLRGPSLLCAAIMALQQLSGVNAVMFYSTPVLRPLLPTSVGIVGIGITIVNAIMTLPAMLLMDCLGRKVLILASIIGMAATSIFLAIGLNGHHQITSAISIIAFVASFSIGLGPVPFLLTSELVPPPAVAALSSLAVSTNWVTNFFVALFFLPLRDLLSSPTDPRSPEAGREGEGRVFYVFTAVLLMGGIMIGRSLRTN; translated from the exons ATGCCCAGCAATTCTCCTTACTTGCCCATTCTCTGGGCCTGTAT ctcttcctGGTATT ATGGATTTCATCTTTCCGAACTCAATTTCCCGGCCCTCTCTTTAACGTGTACCTCGCCATCCAGCTTCTCACTCATTCCCCAATGCCTCTACCTTTCAGAACCACTATACGCTTTCACAACCGCCATATTTACAGTTGGTGGTCTTTTGGGCAGTCTATCAAATCCTTGGATCGTGTCCAAGTATGGATTGAAAGGAGGTATATCTTTGACAGGATGGATTAATCTCTTCGGTGCCAGCGCGATGGCTTTTGCTCCACATTGGGTGATACTGGCTGCGGGAAGGTTAGTGGCTGGTGTGTCCTCAGGACTCGCCATTTCCCTTGTTCCTCCTTATCTTTCAATTATTGCCAAATCGTCGAAGGAATTAGTCCACAGGTCCGGGCAAATTGGGACAATGAACCAAATGGCCATCGTTTTGGGCATCTGTTCCGCCCAGGCCGCAGGATTGCTACTAACGGGTGAG AAAGGAGATGTTCCTGGTAGTTGGCGATACGTTGTTTCCATCTCAGGCTTTATATCGGTGCTTCAGATCCTCACCTCTCAAACGATTTCAGTGTCTAGCGAGGAGCACAGCAGGCTTACCCAACCTTCAGCCTCTGATCCAGGATCTCAGTCGCATTCTCAACTACATGATGAGG CagcatctcctcttcttccgtcttcACAGCAAACAGTCCAACTCACTTTGCGTCAGATCCTTTCCAATCCCTCTCTCCGAGGACCATCCCTTTTATGCGCGGCTATAATGGCTCTCCAGCAGCTCTCTGGGGTCAACGCCGTTATGTTTTACTCAACTCCTGTTTTAAGACCACTTTTACCTACGTCGGTAGGAATTGTAGGTATCGGGATTACAATCGTAAACGCAATCATGACGTTGCCTGCCATGTTATTGATGGAT TGCCTAGGACGTAAAGTTCTCATTCTCGCCTCCATCATCGGCATGGCAGCTACCAGCATATTTCTCGCTATTGGTCTTAATGGCCACCATCAAATAACGAGCGCCATATCTATTATAGCTTTCGTTGCCTCATTCTCCATTGGCCTAGGACCAGTTCCCTTCTTACTGACTTCCGAGCTAGTGCCTCCTCCT GCCGTAGCGGCCCTTTCTAGCTTGGCCGTCTCCACCAATTGGGTGACTAACTTCTTCGTggctcttttcttcctaCCTCTGAGGGACCTCCTATCTTCCCCAACCGATCCGCGGAGTCCGGAGGccggaagagaaggagaaggaagggtaTTTTACGTGTTCACTGCTGTGCTATTGATGGGCGGTATAATGATTGGGAGAAGTTTAAGGACAAACTGA
- a CDS encoding nitric oxide synthase-interacting protein, with protein sequence MTRSHAKNNTTQSTLTHYERSLLRKDGAARRIGGDSFKPLDACYLCLSQVTDPVACSKGHIYCRECCLSNLISQKASIDAQKREMERWEERERMEREEAKAKARERVVQDFEKGMALGGTGGRGIVRNEEAEKKGESGVGSKFKLDESIVEKVAREAEEKAMKVLEEEQTEARKAKLAAFWLPSLTPEAKMGPMKDIKLQTLCHVGAQPHPISRKTLLPVILTYPPNTKAKPICPSCSKELSNANTSFLLSSRSPLVSTDMGSEDGRKKKKQKKDREDPFVCGHVICQICTDTIVKPQGRCSVCEAKVEEEGRIPLGKEGTGFAAAGGAEVRKSVTAFRV encoded by the exons ATGACGAGATCAC ACGCCAAAAACAACACCACTCAATCTACCCTCACTCATTACGAGCGATCCCTTCTTCGTAAAGACGGGGCCGCTCGACGGATCGGCGGCGACTCGTTCAAGCCTCTAGACGCTTGTTATCTTTGCCTCTCACAAGTGACAGATCCAGTAGCTTGTTCCAAAGGCCATATCTACTGCCGGGAATGCTGCTTGTCAAACCTGATCAGTCAAAAAGCAAGCATAGATGCGCAGAAACGTGAGATGGAACggtgggaggagagggaaagaatggaaagagaggaggcTAAAGCGAAGGCCAGAGAGCGGGTTGTTCAAGATTTCGAAAAGGGAATGGCCCTCGGGGGTAcaggtggaagagggatCGTGAggaatgaagaagcagagaagaagggagagagtgGTGTGGGAAGCAAGTTCAAGCTTGACGAAAGCATAGTCGAGAAAGTGGCGAgggaagcagaagagaaggctATGAAGGTACTAGAGGAGGAACAAACCGAGGCTAGAAAGGCAAAGCTTGCCGCGTTTTGGTTGCCAAGTTTGACGCCAGAAGCAAAAATGGGACCGATGAAAGACATTAAACTACAAACTCTTTGTCACGTCGGTGCCCAACCTCACCCCATATC CCGCAAAACTCTTCTCCCCGTCATTTTAACTTATCCGCCCAACACCAAAGCTAAACCTATTTGCCCTTCATGTTCCAAAGAACTCTCCAATGCAAATACCTcattccttctttcatcccGCTCTCCCCTGGTCTCTACTGACATGGGTAGTGAGGATggacgaaaaaaaaagaagcagaagaaggacagggAAGATCCATTCGTATGTGGGCATGTGATATGTCAGATCTGTACAGACACCATCGTCAAGCCACAAGGAAGATGTTCGGTTTGTGAGGCTAaagttgaggaggaaggaagaatacCGCTCGGCAAGGAAGGCACTGGATTTGCGGCGGCAGGGGGTGCAGAAGTGAGAAAGTCGGTCACTGCCTTTAGAGTGTAA
- a CDS encoding COP9 signalosome complex subunit 2: MSDDEFMMDDIADDEEYDFDYDDDDDDAEEDVVGDVENQYYKAKALKEDDAQGALKAFRIIVDDQPEKGEWGFKALKQMTKMNYLRLHEPEKALETYRELLGYTKSNVTRNYAEKTINNILDYVGGEGKHAAKAPKVPLDTLEKFYEVTRVACDEAKNERLSTKCNLKLAKLWLDRKEYTRLHPILQSLHATCAPAANSVSSDDQSKGSLLLEVYAMEIQMYSNLKETRKLKAIYNAAMQVRNAIPHPRIMGVIKECGGKMWMQEKAWAKASEDLFESFRQYDESGSAQRIQVLKYLVLNTMLMGSDINPFDSQETKPYKNDPQIVAMTNLVSAYQRRDVQEAESILKANQATITNDPFIDHFVGDLLTSLRTQYIVDIIKPYTRLELDSLADKLNIHRSEVEGLVVSLILDDKIKGKIDQVNGILMLDRFGMAQRKRYQALGTMAVELDILAGKVESEKLGVKDGGARAWVGSQAIFG; this comes from the exons ATGTCCGACGACGAGTTTATGATGGAT GACATtgccgatgatgag GAATACGACTTTGAttacgatgatgatgacgatgatgccgaagaagatgtcGTCGGTGATGTTGAGAATCAGTACTACAAAGCAAAAG CTTtaaaagaagacgacgcACAAGGTGCATTAAAGGCGTTCAGAATAATTGTCGATGACCAACCGGAGAAGGGCGAATG GGGATTTAAGGCGTTGAAGCAGATGACAAAAATGAACTATCTTCGGCTGCATGAACCTGAGAAGGCTTTAGAAACCTATCGAGAGCTTCTCGGCTATACTAAA AGCAATGTGACCAGGAATTATGCCGAAAAAACTATCAATAATATTCTCGATTACgtgggtggagaaggaaag CACGCCGCAAAAGCTCCGAAAGTGCCCCTAGATACTTTGGAGAAATTCTACGAGGTTACTAGAGTGGCATGTGATGAAGCAAAGAATGAG CGATTATCAACCAAGTGTAATTTGAAGCTCGCTAAGCTCTGGTTAGACCGAAAAGAATACACCCGTCTTCACCCC ATCCTTCAATCACTCCACGCCACATGTGCTCCTGCTGCCAACTCTGTCTCGTCTGATGACCAATCGAAGGGTTCATTAT TGCTTGAAGTCTATGCCATGGAGATTCAAATGTACAGCAACCTGAAGGAGACACGAAAGCTCAAG GCCATCTACAATGCTGCCATGCAAGTGCGGAACGCCATCCCTCACCCTCGCATCATGGGTGTTATCAAGGAGTGCGGTGGTAAGATGTGGATGCAAGAGA AGGCATGGGCTAAGGCGTCGGAGGACCTTTTCGAGTCTTTCAGGCAGTACGACGAGTCTGGATCTGCTCAAAGAATACAGGTCCTCAAATATCTCGTGCTCAACACCATGCTTATGGGTAGTGACATCAATCCATTTGACTCTCAAGAAACCAAACC ATACAAAAACGATCCCCAAATCGTGGCTATGACGAACCTTGTTTCAGCTTATCAAAGGCGAGATGTGCAGGAAGCGGAGAGCATATTGAAAG CTAATCAAGCTACCATCACCAACGACCCGTTCATTGATCACTTTGTCGGTGACCTTTTGACTTCTCTCCGCACGCAATACATTGTCGATATCATCAAACCTTACACTCGTCTTGAACTTGACTCTCTCGCGGACAAACTGAACATTCACAGAAGTGAAGTTGAGGGTCTAGTCGTATCTCTGATTTTGGATGATAAAATTAAAGGCAAGATAGATCAGGTCAATGGCATACTGATGCTTGATCGATT TGGTATGGCTCAGAGGAAACGGTATCAAGCACTGGGCACAATGGCCGTGGAACTTGATATCTTGGCTGGCAAAGTAGAGAGCGAAAAGTTGGGTGTCAAAGATGGTGGAGCGCGCGCGTGGGTCGGCAGTCAGGCCATCTTTGGCTAA
- a CDS encoding phospholipid transporter, producing MDVAGITGGAEGYKSGRGKRKSFFCTFFFFFIITDHKREQYIDLHTVGELRVIIVAMRLPWIKKNVDLEPKTGDEPHDSNFIEKKLGLSKKGAIFAAGASLFSDGYANASIGPATTIIKTYVYPDLFESRPVNSRLLPAIAFAGIIVGQLSFGWISDKVGRKFGMLLCTGIVFVFSALQAASKGVGGAQGTINALIAYRFLVGIGIGGEYPTGSVAAAENTEDPDIPKASQQRLFVLATNSMIDAAFVISYFVCLVLLWIFGMNHLNAVWRMTLGLGCVPPLFLFYFRLKMKEPESYEKYSMKHTRIPYWLIIKRYWVKLAAVSITWFLYDWITYPFGLYATPITDAADPNGTLYTSIGWGCLINFFYLPGTLFGAFIVDYLGPKYCMIFGLCMQAIFGFVLSGCYNLLTQPHRIAGFAILYGFFLSFGEVGPGNNLGLLASKAIGPTAARGQLYGIAAAVGKVGAFIGTYTFPQIQASFGKHGQYAEDTGVFYLGSALALVSALITLIFIPNIQPDAMHDEDIAFREYLEANGFDTSKMGLKDSASDVEVGDGSGDEKNNKISNERIETHALAI from the exons ATGGATGTGGCGGGCATCACGGGAGGTGCCGAAGGGTACAAAAGTGgacgaggaaagagaaagagctTTTTCTgcactttctttttctttttcatcattACAGACCATAAGCGTGAACAGTATATTGACTTGCATACAGTTGGTGAGCTTCGCGTC ATAATTGTAGCGATGAGACTGCCCTGGATCAAGAAAAATGTGGATTTGGAGCCGAAAACTGGGGATGAGCCCCACGACAGCAATTTCATCGAGAAAAAACTCGGCCTGAGCAAGAAGGGAGC TATTTTTGCCGCT GGTgcctctcttttctctgACGG TTACGCCAATGCCTCCATTGGCCCGGCTACTACGATCATCAAAACTTATGTTTATCCTGACTTATTTGAGAGCAGGCCTGTTAACTCACGATTGCTTCCTGCCATTGCATTTGCCGGTATTATTGTTGGTCAATTGAGTTTCGGCTGGATTAGTGACAAGGTCGGGCGAAAG TTTGGTATGCTTCTCTGTACTGGTATTGTGTTTGTGTTCTCAGCTTTGCAGGCGGCTTCCAAGGGCGTTGGTGGTGCCCAAGGAACTATCAATGCTCTCAT TGCCTATCGATTTTTGGTCGGAATTGGTATCG GTGGTGAATATCCCACTGGTTCGGTCGCAGCGGCTGAAAACACTGAGGATCCTGACATCCCTAAGGCCAGTCAACAGCGACTATTTGTTCTTG CCACCAATAGCATGATCGACGCGGCTTTCGTCATCTCCTACTTTGTCTGCCTCGTCCTCTTGTGGATCTTTGGGATGAATCATCTCAACGCCGTATGGCGAATGACTTTGGGTTTAGGTTGCGtacctcctctttttttattttatttccGACTGAAAATGAAGGAGCCCGAGTCGTATGAAAAGTACTCAATGAAACACACGAGGATCCC ATACTGGCTCATCATCAAACGTTACTGGGTTAAGCTTGCCGCGGTCTCGATCACTTGGTTCCTTTATGACTGGATTACTTACC CCTTCGGTCTCTATGCCACACCAATTACTGATGCTGCTGACCCGAACGGTACTCTCTATACTTCTATCGGTTGGGGTTGTCTGATTAACTTCTTCTACCTG CCCGGTACCCTCTTTGGTGCTTTCATCGTTGACTATCTCGGTCCCAAATACTGTATGATCTTCGGTCTGTGCATGCAGGCCATCTTCGGTTTTGTTCTTTCTGGTTGCTACAACTT GCTCACCCAGCCTCACCGCATTGCTGGTTTTGCTATCCTCTACGgattcttcttgtcttttggT GAAGTTGGTCCTGGTA ACAACCTTGGTCTCCTTGCGAGCAAGGCTATTGGACCTACAGCCGCCCGAGGACAACTGTATGGTatcgctgctgctgtc GGCAAGGTTGGCGCTTTCATCGGTACTTACACTTTCCCCCAGATTCAAGCGAGTTTTGGTAAGCATGGACAATACGCTGAAGACACTGGTGTCTTCTACCTTGGCTCTGCTTTGGCACTCGTCTCGGCTTTGATCACCTTGATCTTCATTCCCAACATCCAACCTGATGCTATGCACGATGAAGACATCGCGTTCAGGGAATACCTTGAGGCGAACGGGTTTGATACCTCCAA GATGGGTCTTAAAGACAGTGCCTCCGACGTCGAGGTCGGTGACGGTAGCGGCGACGAGAAGAACAATAAAATCTCCAATGAAAGGATTGAGACTCATGCCCTTGCCATTTAA